cgcacatacatacatacatacatacatacatacatacacacacacacgcaaagaaacacacacgtggAAGAAATGATgacactgcttgtgtgtgtgtgtgtgtgtgtgtgtgagcgtgtgtgtgtgtgtgtgtgtgtgtgtgtgtgtgtgagtgtatgtgtgtgtgtgtgtgtctgtgtgtgtgtgtggtgttattaaTGTTGATAccttttcagagaaaaaaaaaaacccacaacgaaatgaaactttttttttaaataaagaaaaaaaaaagcacaacatttTGAACTTTTTAATTCAGATTTTACAATTCAACAAACATTCACAACAATatggaagaaaaacaaccaaccctcacgcccccaacaccccctccccgtaAAAAGACAACatcaaaacattaacaacaacaaaaaacagcaacaacaaaacacacacacacacaaacacaaggtaAGTGGAGTAGTATCTGTGGTATAGTTAAACAAAACGGAAACAACACAACTTACAACGGGTAAAAAAGACGGAAAGCTTGGAAAAGTACTTTACATGGAAACTGATATAATTACATAATAAACCGTCGAACACATTAGTGAAAGGGTGATATACGGGCGAGCTGTCTACCAGACAACAATATAAGACAATTCTTGCACTGAGAATCAAGACACCAGTttagctgtatatatatatatatatatatatatatatatatatatatatatatatatatatatatatatatattagtaagatccctgatgtaaaaaaaaaaacataaacaaaccgacggccatctagctccaccgtgctgtgtgcatgccacacgcagttggcccccggggtgtgtctacccatgcatgcgaagtctgggtccggcagaatctgcggaagaaacctattggttcaacggagaggaaggcggttacagcaacgcactgtggagtgcagagagcaagatgagacaccgaaaggatatcttggtcatccactgcatccgtgctcatcctccagtcgtctcgacttagtcttgccactggaaattggtgaacccggacgagagagtgaggtcgacgttgcacaactcctcttcactttaaacaaactcatcgcgcaagtcatcagtcatcctcaatgacctttcatccttcatcctttcatcacccccaagccccctggcgacaggcgagcgacgaaacgacaggtgtgggtatactggcagtcgcagccgcggacctgcacgcaggcggctcaggccatagggtcgttcttcatcgacaggagcagcgatggagctcggcagccgtctgagcatccCTCTTTaagaatgcactgctcacctccctggcatgaggaaggggctagaaaaggtgcccaaaacattgcctgctccatatcactctggccagcataccgcggctggcggggaccctacatcagcggtcgacacgaagagaaagaaaagaaaaaaaaacaaaaaaaaaaaaacaaggatcgttcctctcacaattggtgcttggaacatacggactttcctggacagagatgacgcggacagaccccaaagaagaacggcactagttgcatccgaactcgccagatacagcatcgacatcacagccttgagtgagactcggatTGCAGGCGGAgagctcaatgaacggggatctggttaaaccttcttctggagtggacgaggaagcgaagagcgacgtgaggctggcgttggttttgcagtaaaaacagcacttgtcagcaagctagctggaatcccaaagggagtcaacgataggcttatgaccatgaaactctggagtctgactggagggccctgtgcgagctgatctatagtacagcttcagagaccctgggacccatgatcagaaagcacaaagactggtttgatgaaaaaaaaaggatgcgtacaatgccatccgcaggactgttcagcagaagttacgtcagatgcaggataagtggctgagtgacaaagctgatgagatccagggatatgctgacaggcacgatatgaagaggttctatgatgccttaaaagaagtctatggccccacatcctcaggatcatcccccctcctcagtgcagagggggataccttgatcaccgagaaggagaaaattctcgaacgctgggctgagcacttcaacagtaatcacccttcctccataaatgatgaagccatagaccgtctcccacaagtccccatcaacgaagcactggacgatccgccaacacttcttgagacccagaaagcaatccgtctgctatccagtggcaaagcacctggctcagactccataccagcagaggtctgctaggatggaggcactgtgctgactgagaagctccatcagctgtactcactcgtgtggaaagaagagacgatcccccaggatttcaaagatgcatctatcattcacttgtacaagcgaaaggggaaccggcaagcctgtgataactatcgtggcatttccttgctctccatcacaggcaagatacttgccaggatcctactaaaccacctcacagaacaccttgaccaaggtcatttgcctgagagccaatgtggattccagaaagagtgcggaaccaccgacatggtgtttgctgcaaagcagctgcaagagaaatgtcaggagcaaaatgctgatctgttctccacctatgtcaacctcactaagaccttcgacaccgtgagtagagagggactgtggaagatcatggccaagtacggatgccctcggaaatttatttccttggtcagccaattccatgaaggcatgcgggctcgagtccaggacaatagcgaaacatctgctcctttacctgtcacaaatggtgtcaagcaaggctgcgtcctggctccaacactgttcagcctcatgtcctctgcaatgcttactgatgctttcagagatggcaatgttggaattggcctaaagtaccgaaaaGATGACAAGCTGTTTAACcccagaaggcttcaagcaacgttgtcaacaagtttgccactgccagcaggaacttcggccttaccatcagcacgaggaaaactgaagttctccatcagccagctcCAGGGAAatcccacgttgagcccaacatcacagtcaacggtcagagactcagtgcgatggagcagttcacataccttggcagctcactgtcacgaaatgcggccatcgacgatgaagtgaacgtcaggattgcaagagcaagcacaacctttggtagactctatgcaaatgtctggaacagaagaggcattggtcttgagaccaagctaaaggtctacagagcaatagttctccccacactactgtacacctgcgaaacttggacagtgtaccaacgacacgccaaaaagctgaaccacttccacacaacatgcctcaggaagctactgaacatcaagtggcaagacaggaccccagacacggaggtgcttgcaaaagccacccttcccggcatcttcaccatcctgatgaagtcccagcttcactgggctggacatgtggtgtgcatgccagaccatcggctgcccaaaaggctcttctatggcgagctgcaacaagggaagagatcacacggaggtcagaagaagcacttcagagatactctgaaagtctctctgaaagcgtttgatatcaaccctgactcctgggaggaatctgcagtggaccgtgacaaatggcgcgctgctgtgcacaaaggcgccaagttgtgcgaggccaacaggactgctgcagctgttcagaagaggcaggccagaaagtcacgggcaaacaagctccctgacaatgcctgtctttgtctgccccaactgtcagcgaacatttcgtgcgcagattggactattcagccatctgcgcattcacagatagattcatgagcatccccccccccccccccccccccacacacacacacaccaccctcccccatcccccagctggattacaacaatggtcatcatcgatctcgatggacacacacgaCCACTAAGATCCctaatgttaactctctccatacgaacggcgaaagagacgacgttaacagcgtttcaccccaattaccatcatcaaaatattgcaagcggaaggcttttatactgaagaggtgaatgttgacaaagaataccacaattctgacgacggaagctaaaggttgggtcattcagacacccactggacatcccaggggtctgtgtagaggagaagagaggactggccgtaccgagtgagttaaaacaaaagaaaaagaaaaatggtttgAGTTAAGAATCATACACATATGCCCTGGAACAAACGTtatactaaaagaaagaaaaaaataaaaataaaaacataaaaagttGGCGGGCTTTGAACATTGACCTAcctagggtttgtttgtttgtttgtttgtttgtttttgttgttggttttgttttttgttgttttttgttgttgtttttttgtgtgtttttttttttttttgtaacataacgacccccgaaaacgaagtgtggctgcctacatggcggggtaaaaacggtcatacacgtaaaagccgactcgtgtacatagaagtgaacgtgggaattacagcccacgaacgaagaaaaagaagaagaaagaggaggaggaggaggagaagaagaagaagaagaagagttatcaACCCGCCACTGTAGACAGCTCTCCCCGAGGAGGGGAGCGAAGCCCGAGGCAGCCTGagcctggcagcagcagcagcaacagtcgcCTGGCCTCCTTACGAAAGGTGGACCCTGTGAGGAAGTAGAGGTAGAAGTTGACGGCACTGTTGCAGTACCACAGAAGGTCCAGCACCGCGTCCGCCAGGTCCACGTCCGCCTCCACCTGTTCGTCCGACGACAGGGAAGGCAGGTAGAATCTCTTGACGAAGAAGCCGACAGGGATGGACGAGGTCAGCAAGACGAAGGTGAGGGAGGTGAcgatgagggtgagggagagggacgaAGTCTGCCTGCGCGCTCCGGCCTGTTCAGCGTCCATCATCTGCCTGGAAGCGCGGAAGGACTGGGTGACCTTGACCCCCAGCACGAGGTTGTTGAGcacgaggagggagagggggaggagggagcccGTGACGATGTTGAGCCAGGGGTACACCTCGTCCTCGTAGAACGCCGCCCCGGGCCTGTCCTTGTCGGCCCAGCACTTGGTCCTCCCTTGCTTGTTCACAAGCAGGGTGTACAGCGCCAGGATGCCAGAGTCCAGCGCCAGGCAGCCCGCCACGATCACCGCCACCGTCACCTTGGCTGTCCTGGCCGCGCCGCTCCGCCTCGCGACGTGACGCAGCGGCCACGTGATGACCACCACGCGCTGTGACGTGACGGCCACGAGGATCCAGGTGGCCATCCTGCCCGTGGAGAACACGGCGAACTTGTGCAGCTTGCAGACCGCCGCGTGCACGGTCCTGATGTCGAACTGCAAGGCGCTCTTCACCCAGTGTCGGCTGAGGCCCACCGTCAGGACGATCTGGTCGCAGACGGCTAGGCACGGGAAGTACACGAACATGCTGGGGTCGGCGGAGggaccaccaccacttccacctccacccccgacacccccggCCCTACCCCCGCTGTTCCCGTCCCTCCTCATGGCACGCATTACCAGCATGGTCATCACGTTACCGAATGTTCCTAGCAGCAGGATGACAGGCGGGAGCACCGTCCACAAGGTGTCTCCGATCTCGTAGTGTAGAAAGGAGGACTGCTGTTGATGTGAACTGGTGGTGCTGTACTGCATCCCAAAGGCTTGCTCCGTGAACTGCACCATGGTCATGTTGTCACTGTagccttctgttgttgttggtggtggtggttgtggtggtggtggtgctgctgctgtcgtgATTTCTGAAAACAGGGAGCCGTCCATCGACATCTCTGCTGGCCAGTGCGTTGACAGCCAGCTGTTGGTGATCATTCTGGTAAAGACTTTAGTTCACTGCTGAACAACTGTTGGGCTGTCGTCTTTTTTTCTGACGGAATGTCCAGAACTGCAGCCTCTCAGTGTTCTATCAAGAGTCAAACTGACCTCAGCACTGTGAGCGCCGCTGCCTATATTTatgccccctaaccccccaccctcccaacccccgccaccccccccacccccacaccctccactccatccctaccTACCACCAATGAAAACAGGGACCGAAAATCGTTCAGTTTCCAAAATCGATAACGTGTGGGCGAAATCGCCTCTGACTGCCATGTCATTGTCTTGTTGCGTGGATGCAGCTCTCTGGTAAATTGCCGCGGGGAGACTTCTTCCCCGGGGTTTTGTCATTCCATAATTAATTCAGTGGcagatacaggtacagatacaggtacacTGCACGTCTGTTGTTAACTGCCCATGGGTTAGTTACTGACACAggcgaacaaaagaagaagaaaaaaaaaagctgtcataGGAAACAAGAGAGATGCAGAGAACTACGTTCATGTTATCAGCGAAACCAGCGCTGGTTGTATTGACCAGCAATTGTCCAGTACTGTCCAGCTCCTTGTCTCTGCAGTATGCGACAATCCGATGCCGGGAAAATACCGACAGCGGAGTGGTAAGCAACAGGGGGGGGGATGTTTATCAACATCGCCGGAACTGTCGCTGTGGAGAAAGCAAATCATCagcattgcttttgttgttgtgggccCCAAGTCTCTGCCCCTCCCATGGACctgcagccagttgcattgcttggttctaactttttgacagttacacgtgactaaatgcctacgctgaccgaactacgccattggtcagttccatactagacacagttagtagcgggttacgaccaaactaggctcttccgtccaagcaatgcatTTGGCTCCTGGCCGGAAAGAACAGACCCTGTTACAACGCACGGGAACGATGCTGCTTTGTCATCacggtgggagggaagggggtgcagaGGAAGTTAGGAGAAGGAGTGATCACTAAGGGGGATTGTGTTCAACCACGACGACCCTCTCCTCTCGGTCTCCTTCCTGTGTCTATCTCTCGTGACTTGAGGCGTGCCTCTAATTGTTCAGCCTCGTTCTCCTGTTCCCTGTCGTCAACATTTCCGACATTTCCTCCGCTCTCGTTAGTCAGCCACGCCTTCCTCCACCAGCCGTTCCTCTCCACTCTTCGGCAGCCTTTCCCCACAACAACCTTTACCTCAACTCACTGTCTTCCACCAACCTTTACCTCTACTCGCTGTCTTCCACCAACCTGTACCTCTACTCATAGTCTTCCACCAAACTGTACCTTTACTCATAGTCTTCCACCAACCTTTACCTTTACTCATAGTCTTCCACCAACCTTTACCTCTACTCATAGTCTTCCACCAACCTTTATTCACAGCCTTCCACCAACCTTTACCTCCACTCATAGTCTTCCACAAACCTTTACCTCTTCTCACAGCCTTCCTCCAACCTTTACCTCTACTTACAGCCTTCCACCAACCTTTACCTCTACTCACAGCCTTCCACCAACCTTTACCTCTACTCACAGCCTTCCACCAACCTTTACCTCTACTCACAGCCTTCCACCAACCTTTACCTCCACTCGCTGTCTTCCACCAACATTCACCTCCACTCGCAGTCTTCCAACAACCTTTACCTTTACTCACAGTCTTCCACCAACCTTTACTCATAGTCTTCCACCAACCTTTACCTCCACTCGCAGTCATCCACCAACCTTTACCTTTACTCACAGTCTTCCACCAACCTTTACCTTTACTCACAGTCTTCCACTAACCTCTACCTTTACTCGCAGCCTTTCCGTCATCCTTTACCTCTACCCACTGTCTTCAACCAACCTTTACCTTTACTCCCAGTCTTCCACCAACCTTTACCTTTACTCATAGTCTTTCACCAACCTTTACCTTTACTCACAGTCTTTCACCAACCTGAAACTCACCAACCTGTACCTCTACTCATAGTCTTCCACCAACCTGTACCTCTACTCATAGTCTTCCACCAATCTGTACCTCTACTCGCTGTCTTCCACCAACCTGTACCTCTACTCGCTGTCTTCCACCAACATATACCTCAGCTCAGTTTTCCGCCAACCTTTACCTCAACTCAGTCTTCCATCAACCTGTACCTCTACTCATACTCTTCCACCAACCTTTACCTTTACTCACAGCCTTCCACCAACCTTTACTCCCAGTCTTCCACCAACCTTTACTCCCTGTCTTCCACCAACCTTTACCCCTGCTCAAATTCTTCCATCAACCTTTACCTTTACTCAGTTTTCCACCATCTTTTACCTCTACTCACAGTCTTCCACCAACCTTTACCTTTGCTTGCAGTCTTCCACCAACCTTTACCTCTACTTATAATCTTCCACCAACCTTTACCTCCACcagccgccgttaccgagattcgaaccccgggaccctcagattgaaagtctaacactttaaccactcggctattgcgcccgtcggtttcGAATCTGATTGGAGATGGAAGAAGAGTATTGAAGTAAAGCGCCTTTTTCCCCCCAAAGACACGAGACCAGGTCGGAACGTAGACTCGAACCCCGACCACTGGATCAAGAAAACAGTCCAACAACGCCTTTCAGATCACGGCCACGGCGCCTCCAGGCTTGGGAGACCAGGGGTTCAATCCTTGGCCGTCACGGGACAGTGCATTTAGCAGAGACATATCGGGAACTAGTCtgcccacctttctttctttctttcttcttcttcttcttcttcttcttcttcttcttcttcttcttcttcttcttcttcttcttcttcttcttcttcttcttcttcttcttcttcttgccaacTTCTCCCGTTCTGATGAACgagttgttgtggtgtgtgtggactgaaaaAAATTGACAAGAGTACTGAAGAACCCCCGTGGACGTTTCGCCTTTCCCTTCTGttctattgtctgtgtgtgtttctcttgttgtttttggtaagctgtctgtctgtctgtctgtctgttagtctgttggtctgttggtctggtctctttctgtttctgtatctctgtctttgtctgcctctctctctctg
Above is a window of Babylonia areolata isolate BAREFJ2019XMU chromosome 28, ASM4173473v1, whole genome shotgun sequence DNA encoding:
- the LOC143301762 gene encoding uncharacterized protein LOC143301762, encoding MTMVQFTEQAFGMQYSTTSSHQQQSSFLHYEIGDTLWTVLPPVILLLGTFGNVMTMLVMRAMRRDGNSGGRAGGVGGGGGSGGGPSADPSMFVYFPCLAVCDQIVLTVGLSRHWVKSALQFDIRTVHAAVCKLHKFAVFSTGRMATWILVAVTSQRVVVITWPLRHVARRSGAARTAKVTVAVIVAGCLALDSGILALYTLLVNKQGRTKCWADKDRPGAAFYEDEVYPWLNIVTGSLLPLSLLVLNNLVLGVKVTQSFRASRQMMDAEQAGARRQTSSLSLTLIVTSLTFVLLTSSIPVGFFVKRFYLPSLSSDEQVEADVDLADAVLDLLWYCNSAVNFYLYFLTGSTFRKEARRLLLLLLPGSGCLGLRSPPRGELSTVAG